The DNA sequence CGAAGCGGACCTCGGGGACGAGCAGCTGGCTCTTCGGTGTCGCCTACGGGGGCGGCCTCTTCGTGGCGGTGAATGGCGGCACCATCCTCACCTCCCCGGACGGGATCACCTGGACGAAGCGGACTTCGGGGACGGACAACCACCTCAGCGCTGTTACTTACGGTAACGGCACCTTTGTAGCGGTGGGGGGTGCCATCCTCACCTTCCCCTGAGCTTTCGGGGGGGCGGGTCTTTCCCGCTCTTCCTATTTTACTGTAGTTTTTACAAAATATGACGGGGCGGTACTACCCTGCCTCAGCCTCCAGCCCCTCCCACAGCCTCAGAACCACCCGGTGGAGGAGGGCGAGGCCCTGGGGGGTGGGCCGGAGGCTTCGGCCCTCCAGGGTGAGGAGGCCCTCCTCGGCGAGGGCGCGGGCCTGGGCCTCGAGGCGGGACCAGAGGGAAAGCCCCGTCCTCGCCTCCACCTCGCCTAGGTCCACCCCCTCCCGCAGGCGGAGGCCCAGCATCAGGCTCTCCTTGGCGTGCTCGAGGGGAGGGATGGCCTCCTCCTGGGGGGGCTCGCCGGCGAGCCAGCGGGGGAGGGGCGGGTTGGTCGTCCTCCGCGCGTAGAGGGGGCCTTCGGCCTTCAGGTGGGCGGTGGCCGCGGGGCCCAGGGCGAGCCAGAAGCCGTTTCGCCAGTAGACCAGGTTGTGCCGGGCCTCCTCCCCTTTACGGGCGAAGTTGGAGACCTCGTAGCGGAAAAGCCCCGCCTCCCCCAGGACCTCCTCGGCCAAAAGAAAGCTCTCCGCCTCCTTTTCCGGGTCCACCGCCACGCCCAGGAGGGCGAAGGGGGTTCCGGGCTCCACCTGGAGGGTGTAGGCCGAGACGTGCCCCACCCCCAAGGAGGCCGCCTCCTTAAGGTCTTCCGCCACGTCCTGCAGGGGCAGGCCCAGGATGAGGTCCAAGGAAACGCGAAA is a window from the Thermus filiformis genome containing:
- the hemW gene encoding radical SAM family heme chaperone HemW, which encodes MAATSLYVHVPFCPTLCPYCDFHVVRRSTGWVEAYLKRLKEEAEALHARHPHPLRTLYLGGGTPSYLRDRELVALFQALPWPLAEGAEVTLEANPGTLNRARLRLLKDLGVNRLSLGVQSFQDPVLRFLGRAHGRKGALRAVEMALEAGFRVSLDLILGLPLQDVAEDLKEAASLGVGHVSAYTLQVEPGTPFALLGVAVDPEKEAESFLLAEEVLGEAGLFRYEVSNFARKGEEARHNLVYWRNGFWLALGPAATAHLKAEGPLYARRTTNPPLPRWLAGEPPQEEAIPPLEHAKESLMLGLRLREGVDLGEVEARTGLSLWSRLEAQARALAEEGLLTLEGRSLRPTPQGLALLHRVVLRLWEGLEAEAG